A genome region from Leptospira stimsonii includes the following:
- a CDS encoding LIC_10271 family cell wall hydrolase, translated as MNRTFRRFLVLLFFTTSFSIFAAGSQNLSVYNVQRGDTYYSLGKKFNVDYHKIMEWNGKKKDDPLIPGESLKVKKPVTRENEKLASKTPRTISKEELPDSSKPHLRFPLKSRPPVQTVFSKLSFAPHKGVLFKASRHNEVRPASPGKVLVVDEMEGYKKFVILEHKNGYSSVYANLKSVSVTEGETVDSSRIIGSLESGKGLYFQLNRGSAPVDPGLQIQ; from the coding sequence ATGAACCGTACGTTTCGGAGATTCTTAGTTTTACTTTTTTTTACGACCTCCTTTTCGATCTTTGCCGCTGGGTCGCAGAATCTTTCCGTTTACAACGTCCAAAGAGGAGATACTTATTATTCTTTGGGAAAGAAGTTCAACGTAGATTATCATAAGATTATGGAATGGAACGGTAAAAAAAAGGACGATCCTTTGATTCCTGGAGAATCCTTAAAGGTGAAAAAACCCGTAACTCGGGAGAATGAAAAACTAGCCTCGAAAACTCCAAGAACGATTAGTAAAGAAGAGCTTCCTGATTCTTCCAAACCTCATCTTCGTTTTCCTCTCAAAAGCAGACCTCCCGTTCAAACCGTTTTTAGCAAGCTGAGCTTTGCGCCCCACAAAGGAGTTCTTTTCAAAGCCTCCAGACACAACGAAGTGCGGCCGGCTTCTCCCGGCAAAGTTTTGGTCGTGGATGAGATGGAAGGATATAAGAAATTTGTAATATTAGAACACAAAAACGGATATTCGAGCGTCTACGCCAATCTAAAAAGTGTATCCGTCACCGAAGGAGAAACGGTCGATTCTTCTCGAATCATCGGATCATTGGAATCCGGAAAGGGACTCTATTTTCAATTGAATCGCGGAAGCGCCCCCGTGGACCCGGGCTTACAAATTCAGTAA
- a CDS encoding amidohydrolase family protein translates to MEYELVNACIVTKDQWIPNGTIVVKDGVISSVNAGGPPAGKRIRLNLNGLYVYPGLINAHDHLLSTYLPKVAPSKPYLNWLPWDNDLKSSIVFSERQQLEPEQLYLLGSFKNLISGVTSVQDHIPHFVQDPFVGNVPVRILNRYSLSHSICTYSLNWGDGPKEEYAKALKEDIPYITRIAEGFDSESRDSLKALSKMACLSEHTVLVHGVVLSESDIALIAEKKAHLVWCPEANLFLYERTTDIRDLLKYKVNVSLGTDSSLCGSLNLLEEIRTARKFYQTEYGEDLPPKILFEMVTTNPAKALRVEKEIGSIEVGKKADLVIVSRNSEDPYTNLCESDLNSIRLVLRDGVPVYGDVSLETFFEESGADVERIRIEDTEKYLSGSPGKLLESLAVSLGYKKDLAFFPAQKEFDNFE, encoded by the coding sequence ATGGAATACGAACTCGTAAACGCCTGCATTGTAACTAAGGATCAATGGATTCCGAACGGAACAATCGTTGTAAAAGACGGAGTCATTTCCTCCGTCAATGCCGGTGGTCCTCCTGCCGGAAAAAGAATCCGTTTGAATCTCAACGGACTCTATGTTTATCCGGGTTTGATCAACGCTCACGATCACCTACTGAGCACCTATCTTCCAAAAGTGGCTCCGAGCAAGCCGTATTTAAACTGGCTCCCGTGGGATAATGATCTCAAGTCTTCGATCGTCTTTTCGGAAAGACAACAATTGGAACCGGAACAACTCTATCTTTTAGGCTCATTTAAGAATCTAATCTCCGGTGTTACGTCTGTTCAAGATCATATTCCGCACTTCGTTCAGGATCCTTTTGTAGGAAACGTTCCCGTAAGAATTCTCAATCGTTATTCTCTTTCTCATAGTATCTGTACCTATTCTTTGAATTGGGGAGATGGACCAAAAGAAGAATATGCAAAAGCCCTAAAAGAAGATATTCCCTATATCACTCGAATCGCGGAAGGATTCGATTCCGAATCGAGAGATTCACTCAAAGCCCTGAGTAAAATGGCTTGTTTGAGCGAACATACCGTTCTCGTTCACGGAGTCGTCTTATCCGAGTCCGATATCGCACTCATCGCCGAAAAGAAGGCTCATTTGGTTTGGTGCCCGGAAGCGAATCTATTTCTCTACGAAAGAACGACCGACATTCGAGATCTTCTCAAATACAAAGTAAACGTCTCTTTAGGAACGGATTCGAGTCTCTGCGGTTCTTTGAATCTTTTGGAAGAAATTCGTACAGCGAGAAAATTTTATCAGACCGAATACGGAGAAGACCTTCCTCCCAAAATTCTTTTTGAAATGGTGACGACAAACCCGGCAAAGGCATTGCGAGTCGAAAAGGAAATTGGGAGCATCGAAGTCGGAAAAAAAGCAGATTTGGTGATCGTATCTAGAAATTCAGAAGATCCCTATACGAACCTCTGCGAATCCGACCTAAATAGTATTCGTCTTGTCCTAAGAGACGGAGTTCCCGTTTATGGGGATGTTAGTTTGGAAACTTTTTTCGAAGAATCCGGCGCGGACGTGGAGAGAATTCGCATAGAGGACACAGAAAAGTATTTATCCGGTTCTCCAGGAAAACTCCTGGAATCCCTTGCCGTCTCCCTTGGTTATAAAAAGGATTTGGCATTTTTCCCCGCACAGAAAGAATTTGATAACTTTGAGTAG
- a CDS encoding tetratricopeptide repeat protein, which yields MAGPIIRNYKGGSIIYFEKDKAEDIYVLRNGRVILTFPALDTGQEVKEDVRIGEFFGVKSALGKYPREETAQVIGNATILVFKPNEFEQFVAEKTHLILKMMKVFSSQLRQVHKKLKEILGQSDTRNPAFELMNVAEVFYKNNNLPHAVYAFEKYLQHYPGTAYSGRATELLELARRGSPFPLNMPPLVYEGGNRVSQETLQNIMKPAVEKSSITQGVDNSITSLYNRAHTLVNVGKHSDAMTIYKDLLNRTDFKFDSEKKLVENSLFQLGICLMKTNDLDNANSSFSTYIKKYPSGESIKESLFHLAEISELQGDRQRARMLYGKVALLPPEKDSISQKSRLKAKEMST from the coding sequence TTGGCCGGTCCGATCATCAGAAATTATAAAGGCGGATCCATCATTTATTTTGAAAAGGATAAAGCGGAGGATATTTACGTCCTGAGAAATGGGCGCGTCATCCTAACATTTCCGGCATTGGACACCGGACAAGAAGTGAAAGAAGACGTCAGGATTGGAGAATTCTTCGGAGTCAAATCCGCGCTAGGAAAATATCCTAGAGAAGAGACCGCTCAAGTCATAGGCAATGCTACCATTCTCGTTTTCAAACCCAATGAGTTTGAACAATTTGTAGCGGAGAAAACCCACCTCATTTTGAAAATGATGAAAGTTTTTTCCAGTCAGCTCAGACAAGTTCATAAAAAGTTGAAAGAGATTCTGGGACAATCCGACACCAGAAATCCGGCTTTCGAATTGATGAACGTAGCCGAAGTGTTCTATAAGAATAACAATCTTCCGCATGCAGTCTACGCGTTTGAAAAATATTTACAACATTATCCGGGAACCGCATATTCCGGTCGTGCGACGGAACTTTTGGAACTTGCGAGAAGGGGAAGTCCCTTTCCCCTCAATATGCCTCCGCTCGTTTACGAAGGCGGAAATAGGGTTTCCCAGGAAACACTCCAGAACATCATGAAACCCGCAGTGGAAAAATCCTCGATAACGCAAGGAGTGGATAATTCCATCACGTCGCTTTATAACCGGGCTCATACATTGGTGAACGTTGGAAAACACAGTGATGCGATGACAATTTACAAGGATCTACTCAATCGAACGGATTTCAAATTCGACTCCGAGAAGAAGTTGGTGGAGAATTCTCTTTTTCAACTCGGAATCTGCCTTATGAAAACGAACGATCTCGACAACGCGAATTCTTCCTTTTCTACCTATATCAAAAAATACCCTTCGGGAGAATCCATCAAAGAATCTCTTTTTCATTTAGCGGAAATTTCCGAACTCCAGGGCGATCGTCAAAGAGCAAGAATGCTCTATGGAAAGGTGGCCTTGCTTCCTCCGGAAAAAGACAGCATTTCTCAAAAGTCCAGACTGAAAGCAAAGGAGATGAGCACCTGA
- the prmC gene encoding peptide chain release factor N(5)-glutamine methyltransferase — protein MHHPDSILSLLKKSEDFLKKKEISSARLDAEILLADLLNLQRVKLYVNFERLLNESEKDAYRERIVERSKNKPTSYITGQKSFFNSVFFVNENVLIPRPETEELVEKILSDFKNESQNFRVLDLCTGSGCIGISLKIARNDWNLSLSDISQEALDVAEKNSDLLLGEMKESIQFFASDLFSSIPPENRYDLIVTNPPYIPNSDKETMMKDVVDYEPHIALFLENPKEFLTTLIEKAHSYLSPNGKFYMETLPSLANLLLEESIGKGWAEGKVEKDLSGKERFVILRK, from the coding sequence ATGCATCATCCAGATTCCATCCTCTCTCTTCTCAAAAAGTCGGAAGATTTCTTAAAGAAAAAAGAAATTTCCAGCGCCCGTTTGGATGCGGAAATCCTTTTAGCCGACCTCTTAAATCTCCAAAGAGTGAAGTTATATGTAAATTTTGAAAGATTGTTAAACGAATCCGAAAAGGACGCTTACAGAGAAAGAATCGTAGAACGATCCAAAAATAAACCGACTTCGTATATAACCGGACAAAAATCTTTTTTCAATTCCGTCTTTTTCGTGAATGAGAACGTTCTGATTCCAAGACCGGAAACCGAGGAACTCGTAGAAAAGATCCTTTCCGATTTCAAGAACGAGAGTCAGAATTTCCGCGTTCTCGATCTTTGTACAGGGAGCGGTTGTATCGGAATCAGCCTCAAGATCGCAAGAAACGACTGGAACCTTTCTCTCAGCGATATCTCGCAGGAGGCTCTGGATGTCGCGGAAAAAAATTCCGACCTTCTTTTAGGCGAAATGAAAGAATCCATTCAGTTTTTTGCAAGTGATTTGTTTTCTTCCATTCCTCCTGAGAACCGTTATGATTTGATCGTAACCAACCCGCCTTATATTCCCAACTCGGACAAGGAAACGATGATGAAGGACGTCGTTGATTATGAACCTCACATTGCCCTCTTTTTGGAAAATCCAAAAGAATTTCTGACGACCTTAATCGAAAAGGCGCATTCTTACTTAAGTCCGAACGGAAAATTTTATATGGAAACACTTCCCTCTCTTGCAAATCTTCTCTTGGAGGAATCGATCGGGAAAGGTTGGGCGGAAGGAAAAGTGGAGAAGGACCTTTCGGGAAAGGAAAGGTTCGTGATTCTTAGGAAGTAG
- a CDS encoding ammonium transporter has product MNWTKRLLLLLTLLLPFVLFGQEATAPAAATPVADKGDTAWMLVASAFVFFMIPGLALFYGGLVRSKNVLSTMMHSFVAILVLTIQWTVFGYSFAFSGTNPYFGNFDLAFLNGIDENSLELTIPKYVHFLFQGMFALITPALISGAIAERVKFGGYIAFILLWSTLVYDPVAHWVWAADGWLFKMSALDFAGGTVVHLISGIAGLAAAIVLGKRKGEGPALIAPNNLTYTLIGAGLLWFGWFGFNAGSGLAVNGIAARAFLVTLIAPAAAGVAWLVIEYAHTRKATALGAASGIVAGLVVITPASGFVGVQGALIMGFLVSPVCYGAILLKGKLGYDDSLDAFGIHGVGGALGAILTGVFTLSLGAGVASRGDQIMVQVISVVATAAYSFIVSVILVFLIDKTIGFRISEDKEVSGLDLEIHGEKGYEI; this is encoded by the coding sequence ATGAATTGGACCAAGAGACTACTCTTATTGCTCACTCTGCTTCTTCCATTTGTCCTTTTCGGACAAGAGGCAACTGCTCCCGCGGCGGCAACTCCCGTAGCGGATAAAGGAGACACTGCTTGGATGCTCGTGGCATCTGCGTTTGTGTTTTTTATGATTCCCGGACTCGCCCTTTTTTACGGCGGTCTTGTCCGATCTAAGAACGTACTCTCTACTATGATGCACAGTTTTGTTGCTATCTTAGTATTGACCATCCAGTGGACCGTATTCGGATACAGTTTTGCATTTTCAGGAACGAACCCTTACTTCGGTAACTTTGATCTTGCTTTCCTCAACGGAATCGATGAGAATTCTTTAGAATTAACGATTCCAAAATACGTGCACTTTCTCTTTCAAGGAATGTTCGCTCTGATCACTCCGGCATTGATTTCCGGAGCGATTGCGGAAAGAGTAAAATTCGGCGGATATATCGCTTTTATCCTCCTTTGGTCCACTCTTGTTTACGATCCGGTCGCACACTGGGTTTGGGCGGCGGACGGCTGGTTGTTTAAGATGAGTGCTTTGGATTTCGCCGGTGGAACAGTGGTTCACTTGATCTCCGGTATCGCTGGACTCGCCGCGGCTATCGTTTTGGGTAAGAGAAAGGGAGAAGGTCCTGCTTTGATCGCACCGAATAACCTGACTTACACTCTGATCGGTGCCGGTCTTCTTTGGTTCGGTTGGTTCGGTTTTAACGCCGGCTCCGGTTTAGCCGTGAACGGGATTGCGGCTAGAGCATTCTTAGTAACTTTGATTGCGCCTGCGGCGGCTGGAGTTGCTTGGTTAGTCATTGAATACGCTCACACAAGAAAGGCAACCGCCCTTGGAGCCGCTTCCGGTATCGTCGCCGGTCTCGTCGTGATCACTCCGGCGTCCGGATTTGTCGGAGTTCAAGGCGCTCTCATTATGGGATTTCTCGTAAGTCCGGTATGTTACGGAGCAATTCTCTTAAAAGGTAAATTGGGATACGATGACAGTTTAGACGCGTTCGGTATTCACGGTGTGGGCGGTGCGTTAGGCGCTATTCTAACCGGGGTGTTTACACTTTCTCTCGGAGCTGGTGTCGCGAGCAGAGGCGACCAAATTATGGTTCAGGTAATCAGCGTTGTCGCAACTGCGGCGTATTCCTTTATCGTTTCCGTGATCCTTGTTTTCTTAATCGATAAAACGATCGGATTCCGTATCTCCGAAGATAAGGAAGTTTCCGGTTTGGATTTAGAAATCCACGGTGAAAAAGGTTACGAGATTTAA
- a CDS encoding P-II family nitrogen regulator, producing the protein MKLIVAIIQPHKLEEVKAELTKNEIYRLTVSDVQGYGQQKGKTEVFRGHEYQVNLLRKVRLEIAVNDEFVKPTVDAILKAAKTGDGKIGDGKIFITPLEDVIRIRTGERGSSAI; encoded by the coding sequence ATGAAATTAATCGTTGCTATCATTCAGCCGCATAAACTTGAAGAGGTTAAGGCAGAATTGACTAAGAATGAGATTTATAGACTTACCGTGAGCGACGTTCAAGGTTACGGTCAGCAAAAAGGAAAGACGGAAGTTTTTCGCGGCCACGAATATCAAGTGAACCTTCTGAGAAAAGTTCGTTTGGAAATTGCGGTAAACGACGAATTCGTTAAACCGACCGTTGACGCAATTCTCAAAGCGGCAAAAACCGGAGACGGAAAAATCGGAGACGGAAAGATTTTTATCACTCCGCTCGAAGACGTAATTCGAATTAGAACAGGAGAAAGAGGAAGTTCAGCGATCTGA
- a CDS encoding Crp/Fnr family transcriptional regulator: MDMMLESMFSKFGQTFDPNQIIFCENEPGNDFYLIQSGKVKIVKTVPNPTKKDDYLIKTLDILEQGDIFGEMAILEEQPRSATAIAISEVKVLNFNRANFELLMTKNPMLALKILTIFSVRINDAKRRLLILLMDDIQGKVADVFLMLYEKMHAHSDFKEIVLNVSQHDVAEWCAQPVGEVQKVLNTLSKSGKIELYEDKIVIHNIADFQRIVSQKRKPNS, translated from the coding sequence ATGGATATGATGCTCGAATCCATGTTTTCCAAATTCGGTCAGACCTTTGATCCGAACCAAATTATCTTTTGCGAAAACGAACCGGGGAACGACTTTTACCTGATCCAATCCGGTAAAGTAAAGATCGTAAAAACCGTTCCGAATCCTACAAAGAAAGACGATTACCTGATCAAAACCCTGGATATCCTTGAGCAAGGGGATATTTTCGGAGAGATGGCGATTCTGGAAGAACAACCTCGTTCGGCGACGGCGATTGCAATTTCGGAAGTAAAAGTTCTAAACTTTAACCGAGCAAACTTTGAACTTTTGATGACGAAGAATCCGATGTTGGCCCTCAAAATTCTAACGATCTTTTCGGTAAGAATCAACGATGCCAAAAGAAGACTTCTGATTCTTCTCATGGATGATATTCAAGGAAAAGTGGCCGACGTTTTCTTGATGCTCTATGAAAAGATGCACGCACACAGCGATTTTAAGGAGATCGTTCTAAACGTTTCTCAACACGACGTTGCGGAATGGTGCGCCCAGCCTGTAGGAGAAGTGCAAAAAGTTCTCAACACTCTTTCCAAGAGCGGAAAAATCGAACTCTACGAAGACAAAATTGTTATACACAATATCGCCGACTTCCAGAGAATAGTCTCACAAAAACGGAAACCGAATTCTTAA